The Sorex araneus isolate mSorAra2 chromosome 5, mSorAra2.pri, whole genome shotgun sequence genome has a segment encoding these proteins:
- the LOC101558579 gene encoding polyamine-transporting ATPase 13A2-like, with protein MPPHPKWVHVLGPHKEMSKVLDLHLCPLGPTQRQRWLVIQPQKLLCCGGMCRDSINDYGPGSLAQLISIFLFCTINTSNVQFLAIDHHGGSAHEPHRAGPLGPCSAGPCSAACCCRWPWWRAPDGGPALVSREPPPPPRLPHTCCLTPAPCTAQVRASEQDGTSSRQPAQLREHGGFLASSFQYLILAMAMSKGAPFRQPLYTNVSFLVVLALLASILVGLLLAPGLLQGPLTLKPIADTRFKLLLLGLVALNFVGAFMVESVLDQCLPACLQRLRPKRVSKKRFKQLEQELAKQPWPPPTGPRR; from the exons atgCCACCTCACCCCAAGTGGGTCCATGTTTTAGGTCCTCACAAAGAAATGTCCAAGGTCCTGGACTTGCATCTTTGCCCACTTGGCCCCACGCAGAGACAGAGATGGTTGGTGATTCAGCCACAGAAGCTTCTGTGCTGTGGAGGCATGTGCAGGGACAGCATCAACGACTATGGGCCCGGAAG CCTGGCACAGTTAATTTCCATCTTTTTGTTCTGCACAATCAACACCAGCAATGTGCAGTTCCTGGCTATTGACCACCAtggtggcagtgctcatgagCCGCACAGGGctggacccctgggcccctgctCAGCGGGCCCGTGCTCAGCAGCCTGCTGCtgcaggtggccctggtggcGTGCACCTGACGGTGGCCCAGCCCTGGTGAGTcgggagcccccgccccctccccgtctTCCCCACACCTGCTGCCTGACACCAGCTCCCTGCACCGCCCAGGTTCGTGCCTCTGAACAGGACGGCACCAGCTCCCGACAACCTGCCCAACTACGAGAACACGGTGGTTTTCTCGCTTCCAGTTTCCAGTACCTCATCCTGGCCATGGCCATGTCCAAGGGCGCGCCCTTCCGCCAGCCGCTCTACACCAACG TGTCCTTCCTGGTGGTCCTGGCGCTCTTGGCCTCTATCCTGGtgggcctcctcctggcccccGGCCTCCTGCAGGGGCCGCTGACGCTCAAGCCCATCGCGGACACCCGCTtcaagctgctgctgctgggcctcGTCGCCTTGAACTTCGTGGGGGCCTTCATGGTGGAGAGTGTGCTGGACCAGTGCCTCCCCGCCTGCCTGCAGCGGCTCCGGCCCAAGCGGGTCTCCAAGAAGAGATTCAAGCAGCTGGAGCAGGAGCTGGCCAAGCAGCCCTGGCCGCCCCCTACTGGGCCCAGGAGGTAG